One window of the Hypanus sabinus isolate sHypSab1 chromosome 13, sHypSab1.hap1, whole genome shotgun sequence genome contains the following:
- the vsig10 gene encoding V-set and immunoglobulin domain-containing protein 10 yields MAFGGGLLAGRRTMGRVKPWLAALFGLTLCTLVEAGSAEQPTITITPGEKLPNGTIYVIKHSDVSFNCSTMSQQKSNISWLFSRDSMQQTCKTVEGTFAEFTHLNVGSDKQGNYTCSTNYSVTKEVLVYYPPEGPPLCHAESSDHSVHLLCSWTDGYPHPTFAWSNKTWNYKASDQVHGQPGLNDSMVLQIKGSDLHDGQIFKCVGHHIAYEQKMEPSCSLMLKVPLPESKPLVYGIEGRNTTLICHSKEGNPLPKLTWLRNDDVEIFTNNKYIVLQEGVTSFLTIQQSSKALDEGRYVCKSENPLGIKEVEIWVSFNNKNISGLVGAIAILVLLIIAAICGIFLYKNRNLFNTRRHFWQTGSNVFTLVDSEEDDYLADEGSSGITSVVNHQPVQSINGHAFVEGNEQKTHNDRLPNEGRNESDA; encoded by the exons ATGGCGTTCGGTGGTGGGCTGCTCGCCGGCCGCCGCACAATGGGTCGCGTTAAACCTTGGCTCGCCGCTCTTTTTGGCCTAACTCTGTGCACTTTGGTTGAGGCAG GCAGTGCTGAGCAGCCTACCATTACAATTACTCCTGGAGAAAAGTTGCCAAATGGGACAATCTATGTAATCAAACATTCCGATGTTTCATTCAACTGCTCAACAATGTCACAACAGAAGTCAAATATATCTTGGTTGTTTAGTCGGGATTCAATGCAACAAACTTGTAAAACAGTTGAGGGAACCTTTGCGGAATTTACACATCTCAATGTGGGAAGTGACAAGCAAGGGAACTATACTTGCTCGACAAATTACAGTGTTACCAAGGAAGTTCTTGTCTACT ATCCACCAGAGGGACCCCCTTTGTGTCATGCAGAATCCTCTGACCACAGCGTACATCTGCTTTGTTCTTGGACTGATGGATATCCCCATCCGACATTTGCTTGGTCAAATAAGACTTGGAACTACAAAGCCAGTGATCAAGTGCATGGTCAGCCAGGATTAAATGATAGCATGGTACTACAAATCAAAGGGTCAGATTTACATGATGGCCAAATATTTAAATGTGTGGGCCATCATATTGCATATGAACAAAAGATGGAACCATCGTGCTCATTAATGTTGA AGGTTCCACTTCCTGAATCAAAACCTCTTGTATATGGAATTGAGGGAAGGAATACAACACTCATCTGCCACTCTAAGGAAGGAAATCCTCTTCCGAAATTAACCTGGCTACGAAACGATGACGTGGAAATTTTcactaataataaatatatagtcTTACAAGAGGGTGTTACTTCATTCCTAACAATACAACAGTCATCTAAAGCATTGGATGAAGGGAGATATGTTTGCAAGAGTGAAAATCCTCTGGGGATTAAAGAAGTGGAAATATGGGTCTCATTTAACA ATAAAAACATTTCTGGATTGGTTGGAGCAATTGCTATCCTTGTACTTCTAATTATTGCTGCAATTTGTGGAATTTTCCTCTATAAGAACAGGAACCTATTTAACACAA GAAGACATTTTTG GCAAACGGGTTCAAATGTTTTTACTCTGGTGGATTCGGAGGAAGACGACTATCTTGCAGATGAGGGTTCATCTGGAATAACCTCAGTTGTTAATCATCAACCTGTTCAGTCAATAAATGGTCATGCTTTTGTTGAAG GTAACGAACAAAAAACTCATAATGACCGGCTTCCAAATGAAGGAAGAAACGAGAGTGACGCTTAA